GTTAATGACATGGGCCTCCCAATGTCCATGGAATGTTGCTCGGTGCTTCAGGAAACGGGGATGTTCTTTAAGAGCTACTAACTCTCTTATCGGCCTTGAAGGAAATGggcactttgaaaaataaaattgatctaAGTGTGAAGACCAGTTCCGTACAAACTCCCTCTCAACTTGGATTACATGGAATGGTGAGGGTTTGACTCTAGCACCTTTAATTTCATCAATCCAATCTTTAGGCGTTTCAATCCACTTCTTTTGATTGATGCTAGCCATATTACGGTCACACTCTAAATACGAGTGACCACGAATTGGAAAATTCATCTGAATTTTGTCTAGTCTCTTAGTGTGATGGACAATGTAGTGGATAGTGCGAAAAAGGGTCCAATTCTTGTTTTGACCCCCGCAAGAATCACAAAAAATGTCCAGTTCTTTGACAGAGGGGTCAAGAATTGTCATCACAAAGTAAAGCAAGAAAGAAGCCACCTCATTGGCACCCTTGTACGCCACTGTTTCATCGTAAACAAAGAAAAATGATTCGTCTGTGgacaatatatgtatattgaacATACAAAGTGTTAATTGTCGCTTGTAGTACACATCGTTAGTTGTTATATGTGGTACTGGCAAATTCTTTTGGAAGTCCATTGCAATAGTTTCAACCTCTTTTGATTGTTGACTTCTTTGTTTAGAGGCACGTTTGCGAATGTAAAACATATTGGCTTTTAACAAGTGTAGTTTTTTTTCTGATGTGAGCTCTTTCAATTTCTTTTCTGATTTTACCCTTGCTGTAGTATTTTCAGGACAGGATTTAACAACATGTTCTATAGCTAGAATCTCAGCAGCGAGTTTG
This Homalodisca vitripennis isolate AUS2020 chromosome 3, UT_GWSS_2.1, whole genome shotgun sequence DNA region includes the following protein-coding sequences:
- the LOC124357790 gene encoding uncharacterized protein LOC124357790 → MFELFKIAYPGQKVSYEKYRTVFNSEFNISFGYPRMDTCSSCDKLAAEILAIEHVVKSCPENTTARVKSEKKLKELTSEKKLHLLKANMFYIRKRASKQRSQQSKEVETIAMDFQKNLPVPHITTNDVYYKRQLTLCMFNIHILSTDESFFFVYDETVAYKGANEVASFLLYFVMTILDPSVKELDIFCDSCGGQNKNWTLFRTIHYIVHHTKRLDKIQMNFPIRGHSYLECDRNMASINQKKWIETPKDWIDEIKGARVKPSPFHVIQVEREFVRNWSSHLDQFYFSKCPFPSRPIRELVALKEHPRFLKHRATFHGHWEAHVINQPGSLPQDQPLPEGEFFLPDYAYEGALPITHEKYTDLQVLKMFCGVEARHFYTLLPKLEKGEKRNKRNAIDKEVFPKSKKTNNNNNNRPTQSGKKD